A window of Phosphitispora fastidiosa contains these coding sequences:
- a CDS encoding methionine adenosyltransferase produces the protein MSAPARLVIQRQGLSDEPPFEMCEHKGIGHPDSICDGAAEAVSRALCRAYLQVYGNVQHYNVDKALLVGGQSAPRFGGGRVLES, from the coding sequence ATGAGCGCGCCGGCCCGTCTTGTGATTCAGCGCCAGGGGCTCAGCGATGAACCACCGTTCGAGATGTGCGAGCACAAGGGCATCGGTCACCCGGATAGCATCTGCGACGGCGCCGCCGAGGCGGTGTCGCGGGCCTTGTGCCGCGCGTACCTCCAGGTCTATGGCAACGTCCAGCACTACAACGTCGACAAGGCGCTGCTGGTGGGAGGACAGAGTGCGCCGCGATTCGGCGGCGGCCGGGTACTGGAGTC